One segment of Schistocerca cancellata isolate TAMUIC-IGC-003103 chromosome 2, iqSchCanc2.1, whole genome shotgun sequence DNA contains the following:
- the LOC126161642 gene encoding gastrula zinc finger protein XlCGF62.1-like isoform X5 — translation MSGDSFTSGSSRSQQAINTSNDDSHITSAFEDQAELSSSSSSSSSSSSQQNFVQNVSCADKARNSVDHVFREDDTINIYNVYERTFKKKDSLKVHPLFRSGDNCYSCTFCCKTFTKSYSLKQHLRVHTGERPFSCTECSKTFKAATALKYHMGLHTGERPFICSVCSKAFIQNGHLKVHLRRHTGEQPFSCTVCCKRFVTTTLLKQHLPLHSSERPFKCTECSKKFKWKDSLTKHLRVHTGERPYRCTVCSKTFQDSSNLKRHLLVHCVNAPSVARSVVRYLQ, via the exons ATGTCTGGTGATAGCTTCACATCAGGGAG CAGCAGAAGTCAACAAGCCATCAATACAAGCAATGATGACAGTCATATTACAAGTGCTTTCGAAGATCAAGCAGAGctttccagcagcagcagcagcagcagcagcagcagcagccaacaAAATTTTGTGCAGAATGTATCATGTGCAGACAAGGCCAGAAATTCTGTAGATCATGTTTTCAGAGAGGATGATACTATCAACATTTACAATGTGTATGAGAGGACATTCAAGAAAAAGGACAGTCTGAAGGTACATCCACTTTTTCGCAGTGGTGACAACTGCTACAGCTGTACCTTCTGTTGCAAGACATTCACCAAGAGTTATAGCTTAAAGCAGCATTTGCGTGTGCACACTGGTGAACGCCCATTCAGCTGCACTGAATGTAGCAAAACATTCAAAGCAGCCACTGCTCTGAAGTACCATATGGGGCTACACACAGGTGAACGTCCATTCATCTGCTCTGTTTGTAGCAAAGCATTCATACAGAATGGTCACTTAAAGGTGCATTTGCGTAGACATACAGGTGAACAACCCTTTAGTTGTACTGTGTGCTGCAAGAGATTCGTAACTACCACTCTCCTAAAGCAGCACTTGCCTTTACACTCAAGTGAACGCCCTTTCAAATGCACAGAGTGCAGCAAGAAGTTTAAATGGAAAGACAGCCTGACAAAGCATTTACGTGTCCACACGGGTGAGCGCCCCTACCGCTGCACTGTGTGTAGCAAGACATTCCAAGATAGTAGTAATCTAAAAAGGCATTTGCTTGTCCACTGTGTGAATGCTCCTTCAGTTGCAAGATCTGTAGTAAGATATTTGCAATGA
- the LOC126161642 gene encoding gastrula zinc finger protein XlCGF62.1-like isoform X3: MGRKRRRDPFDQEICVVPEKLARRKKSMSGDSFTSGSSRSQQAINTSNDDSHITSAFEDQAELSSSSSSSSSSSSQQNFVQNVSCADKARNSVDHVFREDDTINIYNVYERTFKKKDSLKVHPLFRSGDNCYSCTFCCKTFTKSYSLKQHLRVHTGERPFSCTECSKTFKAATALKYHMGLHTGERPFICSVCSKAFIQNGHLKVHLRRHTGEQPFSCTVCCKRFVTTTLLKQHLPLHSSERPFKCTECSKKFKWKDSLTKHLRVHTGERPYRCTVCSKTFQDSSNLKRHLLVHCVNAPSVARSVVRYLQ, encoded by the exons aagctGGCAAGAAGAAAGAAGAGCATGTCTGGTGATAGCTTCACATCAGGGAG CAGCAGAAGTCAACAAGCCATCAATACAAGCAATGATGACAGTCATATTACAAGTGCTTTCGAAGATCAAGCAGAGctttccagcagcagcagcagcagcagcagcagcagcagccaacaAAATTTTGTGCAGAATGTATCATGTGCAGACAAGGCCAGAAATTCTGTAGATCATGTTTTCAGAGAGGATGATACTATCAACATTTACAATGTGTATGAGAGGACATTCAAGAAAAAGGACAGTCTGAAGGTACATCCACTTTTTCGCAGTGGTGACAACTGCTACAGCTGTACCTTCTGTTGCAAGACATTCACCAAGAGTTATAGCTTAAAGCAGCATTTGCGTGTGCACACTGGTGAACGCCCATTCAGCTGCACTGAATGTAGCAAAACATTCAAAGCAGCCACTGCTCTGAAGTACCATATGGGGCTACACACAGGTGAACGTCCATTCATCTGCTCTGTTTGTAGCAAAGCATTCATACAGAATGGTCACTTAAAGGTGCATTTGCGTAGACATACAGGTGAACAACCCTTTAGTTGTACTGTGTGCTGCAAGAGATTCGTAACTACCACTCTCCTAAAGCAGCACTTGCCTTTACACTCAAGTGAACGCCCTTTCAAATGCACAGAGTGCAGCAAGAAGTTTAAATGGAAAGACAGCCTGACAAAGCATTTACGTGTCCACACGGGTGAGCGCCCCTACCGCTGCACTGTGTGTAGCAAGACATTCCAAGATAGTAGTAATCTAAAAAGGCATTTGCTTGTCCACTGTGTGAATGCTCCTTCAGTTGCAAGATCTGTAGTAAGATATTTGCAATGA
- the LOC126161642 gene encoding gastrula zinc finger protein XlCGF62.1-like isoform X6, translating into MSGDSFTSGSRSQQAINTSNDDSHITSAFEDQAELSSSSSSSSSSSSQQNFVQNVSCADKARNSVDHVFREDDTINIYNVYERTFKKKDSLKVHPLFRSGDNCYSCTFCCKTFTKSYSLKQHLRVHTGERPFSCTECSKTFKAATALKYHMGLHTGERPFICSVCSKAFIQNGHLKVHLRRHTGEQPFSCTVCCKRFVTTTLLKQHLPLHSSERPFKCTECSKKFKWKDSLTKHLRVHTGERPYRCTVCSKTFQDSSNLKRHLLVHCVNAPSVARSVVRYLQ; encoded by the exons ATGTCTGGTGATAGCTTCACATCAGGGAG CAGAAGTCAACAAGCCATCAATACAAGCAATGATGACAGTCATATTACAAGTGCTTTCGAAGATCAAGCAGAGctttccagcagcagcagcagcagcagcagcagcagcagccaacaAAATTTTGTGCAGAATGTATCATGTGCAGACAAGGCCAGAAATTCTGTAGATCATGTTTTCAGAGAGGATGATACTATCAACATTTACAATGTGTATGAGAGGACATTCAAGAAAAAGGACAGTCTGAAGGTACATCCACTTTTTCGCAGTGGTGACAACTGCTACAGCTGTACCTTCTGTTGCAAGACATTCACCAAGAGTTATAGCTTAAAGCAGCATTTGCGTGTGCACACTGGTGAACGCCCATTCAGCTGCACTGAATGTAGCAAAACATTCAAAGCAGCCACTGCTCTGAAGTACCATATGGGGCTACACACAGGTGAACGTCCATTCATCTGCTCTGTTTGTAGCAAAGCATTCATACAGAATGGTCACTTAAAGGTGCATTTGCGTAGACATACAGGTGAACAACCCTTTAGTTGTACTGTGTGCTGCAAGAGATTCGTAACTACCACTCTCCTAAAGCAGCACTTGCCTTTACACTCAAGTGAACGCCCTTTCAAATGCACAGAGTGCAGCAAGAAGTTTAAATGGAAAGACAGCCTGACAAAGCATTTACGTGTCCACACGGGTGAGCGCCCCTACCGCTGCACTGTGTGTAGCAAGACATTCCAAGATAGTAGTAATCTAAAAAGGCATTTGCTTGTCCACTGTGTGAATGCTCCTTCAGTTGCAAGATCTGTAGTAAGATATTTGCAATGA
- the LOC126161642 gene encoding gastrula zinc finger protein XlCGF62.1-like isoform X4: MGRKRRRDPFDQEICVVPEKLARRKKSMSGDSFTSGSRSQQAINTSNDDSHITSAFEDQAELSSSSSSSSSSSSQQNFVQNVSCADKARNSVDHVFREDDTINIYNVYERTFKKKDSLKVHPLFRSGDNCYSCTFCCKTFTKSYSLKQHLRVHTGERPFSCTECSKTFKAATALKYHMGLHTGERPFICSVCSKAFIQNGHLKVHLRRHTGEQPFSCTVCCKRFVTTTLLKQHLPLHSSERPFKCTECSKKFKWKDSLTKHLRVHTGERPYRCTVCSKTFQDSSNLKRHLLVHCVNAPSVARSVVRYLQ; this comes from the exons aagctGGCAAGAAGAAAGAAGAGCATGTCTGGTGATAGCTTCACATCAGGGAG CAGAAGTCAACAAGCCATCAATACAAGCAATGATGACAGTCATATTACAAGTGCTTTCGAAGATCAAGCAGAGctttccagcagcagcagcagcagcagcagcagcagcagccaacaAAATTTTGTGCAGAATGTATCATGTGCAGACAAGGCCAGAAATTCTGTAGATCATGTTTTCAGAGAGGATGATACTATCAACATTTACAATGTGTATGAGAGGACATTCAAGAAAAAGGACAGTCTGAAGGTACATCCACTTTTTCGCAGTGGTGACAACTGCTACAGCTGTACCTTCTGTTGCAAGACATTCACCAAGAGTTATAGCTTAAAGCAGCATTTGCGTGTGCACACTGGTGAACGCCCATTCAGCTGCACTGAATGTAGCAAAACATTCAAAGCAGCCACTGCTCTGAAGTACCATATGGGGCTACACACAGGTGAACGTCCATTCATCTGCTCTGTTTGTAGCAAAGCATTCATACAGAATGGTCACTTAAAGGTGCATTTGCGTAGACATACAGGTGAACAACCCTTTAGTTGTACTGTGTGCTGCAAGAGATTCGTAACTACCACTCTCCTAAAGCAGCACTTGCCTTTACACTCAAGTGAACGCCCTTTCAAATGCACAGAGTGCAGCAAGAAGTTTAAATGGAAAGACAGCCTGACAAAGCATTTACGTGTCCACACGGGTGAGCGCCCCTACCGCTGCACTGTGTGTAGCAAGACATTCCAAGATAGTAGTAATCTAAAAAGGCATTTGCTTGTCCACTGTGTGAATGCTCCTTCAGTTGCAAGATCTGTAGTAAGATATTTGCAATGA